The proteins below are encoded in one region of Xenopus laevis strain J_2021 chromosome 8L, Xenopus_laevis_v10.1, whole genome shotgun sequence:
- the LOC108704511 gene encoding cyclin-O protein B-like, translated as METMSIRKGKSREGEDERREEERREEEEIISPGCSPEFKKTKHQGDLHGTSTPIAEKPPPAQELWSTLIHMDYSVQTFTEYGDACYIYNKCLEEDFQVEQNFLHQEEISTTCWTEFISLMINVHKYLGFDFQSLCLGIQFLERYLSCTPIDKDSLARVGATCLYIACKIVEKQYPTPRQFLPLFDYRVTPDEMRQLERTILRRLHFRLGKPTIDCFLEHFSLFRVTSLKETSPDQLQAASKTLTAARGITALSLTQLPHFQTYKPSLLALCCLKAADQLYCNNNHISVDPSDYPDHLLEECMEKITALVTANPFFLHHLLPGVYPETLQLYPLPPQGSEQQL; from the coding sequence ATGGAGACTATGAGCATTCGCAAAGGAAAGAGCAGAGAAGGCGAAGAcgagagaagagaagaagagagaagagaagaagaggagatcatTTCCCCTGGGTGCAGCCCTGAGTTTAAAAAGACCAAGCACCAGGGTGACCTGCATGGGACCAGCACCCCTATAGCTGAGAAACCACCACCAGCACAGGAGCTGTGGAGCACCTTAATTCATATGGATTACAGTGTGCAGACCTTCACAGAATATGGAGATGCTTGCTACATCTACAACAAATGCCTGGAAGAAGATTTCCAAGTGGAACAGAATTTCCTACATCAGGAGGAAATAAGCACAACCTGCTGGACTGAATTCATCTCCCTAATGATTAATGTGCACAAGTACTTGGGATTTGACTTTCAGTCCCTGTGCCTTGGGATACAATTTCTGGAGCGTTATCTATCCTGCACTCCTATTGACAAGGACAGCCTGGCGAGAGTTGGAGCGACATGCCTCTACATAGCATGTAAAATAGTGGAGAAACAATACCCTACTCCTAGGCAATTCCTACCACTCTTTGACTACAGAGTCACACCAGATGAGATGCGTCAGTTGGAGCGTACTATCCTCAGGAGACTGCATTTTCGCCTTGGGAAACCAACCATCGATTGCTTTTTGGAGCACTTCTCCCTTTTTAGAGTGACCAGCCTAAAGGAGACTTCACCTGACCAGCTTCAAGCAGCATCCAAGACCCTAACGGCTGCTAGAGGAATTACAGCACTGAGCCTGACGCAGCTTCCTCACTTTCAAACTTACAAACCATCTCTATTGGCTCTGTGCTGCCTGAAAGCTGCAGACCAACTATATTGCAATAACAACCATATCAGTGTGGACCCCAGCGACTACCCAGACCACCTACTTGAGGAGTGTATGGAGAAGATCACTGCTCTAGTGACAGCAAATCCATTCTTTTTGCATCACCTGCTGCCAGGAGTTTATCCAGAGACATTACAACTGTATCCACTTCCACCACAAGGCTCAGAACAACAACTGTGA